CGCCAGCGCCGAGGGCATCGAGGTTCACGCCTGGATCAACGTTTTCTATCTGGCAGGCAATGCGCAGGCGCGCATCGTGCGCGAACTCGGACAGGACGTCATCATACGCGACAATTTTGGCAGGCCCGTAACGGCCTACGAAGACTCACGCCCGCCGGCGGTGCTCGATGAAGGCGGCAAGCCGCTGCCCGTCACCGAGGGCGGCGAGGTTCTCATCGGCACGAGCGGCGTGTGGCTCGATCCCGGCGTGCCCGAGGTGCGCACCTTCCAGCTCCAGATCGTCGATGAGCTGGCGCTGGGCTATCCCGGGCTCTCGGGCATTCATCTCGACTTCATCCGCTATCCCTATACCGTGCCGGTCCGGCCGGTCTCGCGCCTGGGGGTGGGCGTGGACTTCGGTTACGCGCCCGGCGCGCTGGCGGCCTTCGAAGAGCAGACCGGCGGCAGCGCGCCGCTGGCCAACCAGAACCTGCGCGATGCCAGCCGCTGGGATCAATGGCGACGTGAACAAGTAAGCGATTTTGTATCTCGCGCGCGGAAGCTAACGCGAGCGAAAAAGCTTGCCCTTTCCGTGGCGGCACTCGCTTGGGCCGAC
The Chrysiogenia bacterium genome window above contains:
- a CDS encoding family 10 glycosylhydrolase, which produces MQRTRLLPVSLLIAIVLTLSACAGVGRMMGKQPRRLLWVECQNRNHTLDTPEKIDRLIADAKDWRVDGLLVQVYRSGYAWYDSNVTDRAPTLAQGYDPLAYVIERASAEGIEVHAWINVFYLAGNAQARIVRELGQDVIIRDNFGRPVTAYEDSRPPAVLDEGGKPLPVTEGGEVLIGTSGVWLDPGVPEVRTFQLQIVDELALGYPGLSGIHLDFIRYPYTVPVRPVSRLGVGVDFGYAPGALAAFEEQTGGSAPLANQNLRDASRWDQWRREQVSDFVSRARKLTRAKKLALSVAALAWADRAYLSAFQDWRGWLERDQIDAAVLMNYSTDDALA